One region of Syntrophobacter fumaroxidans MPOB genomic DNA includes:
- a CDS encoding GNAT family N-acetyltransferase, translated as MMAVHFETFASAREVGGEVWNGLAADANPMMEWEYFCALEESGSVGPEKGYFPAHLVLYCDDRPVALAPLYRRDRAWVEFGDGGLIEFLSQLSGLPYQRGLVGAVPFTPVPGYRFLCLGDRSPLEIFALMLDEIDRLCEAQDLSTSRIYFVASRGPALRHLLLQRGYTNLTAGYTLWFNRGYLSFNDYLGSFKSSRRTKIKREIRAIQDAGISFEMLDGREASQSDFLEMHRLYEKTWHKHMGNGLRPFLNGSFFRMLGDSFRHRVSFSVAMRGRRRLAMALFYHKAAELYGRYWGCTEEIPFLHFSSCYYFPIRHAIDRGFQMMDPGFGGEHKLIRGYETVPVHHFIKFHGERKRRVAAAILNRLQQVPGKG; from the coding sequence ATGATGGCGGTTCATTTCGAAACGTTCGCAAGTGCGCGCGAGGTCGGCGGTGAAGTCTGGAACGGACTTGCCGCAGACGCCAATCCGATGATGGAATGGGAGTACTTCTGCGCCCTGGAGGAGTCCGGATCGGTCGGTCCCGAGAAGGGTTACTTTCCCGCTCACCTCGTGCTCTATTGCGATGATCGCCCGGTGGCCCTCGCGCCGCTGTACCGGAGAGACCGTGCATGGGTTGAATTCGGCGACGGCGGATTGATCGAATTCCTGAGCCAGTTGAGCGGCCTGCCGTATCAGCGGGGACTGGTCGGTGCCGTTCCTTTTACGCCGGTCCCCGGCTACCGTTTCCTTTGTCTTGGAGATCGCAGTCCGCTGGAGATCTTCGCCCTCATGCTCGATGAAATCGACCGCCTGTGCGAGGCGCAGGACCTCTCAACCAGCCGAATCTATTTCGTGGCATCCCGCGGGCCCGCCTTGCGTCATCTTCTCCTGCAGCGCGGCTACACGAACCTCACGGCAGGCTACACGCTGTGGTTCAACCGGGGCTATCTCAGTTTCAACGATTACCTGGGATCGTTCAAATCGAGCAGAAGGACGAAAATCAAACGGGAAATCCGAGCCATCCAAGACGCGGGGATTTCGTTCGAAATGCTGGACGGCAGGGAAGCTTCGCAGTCCGATTTCCTCGAGATGCACAGACTGTATGAAAAAACCTGGCACAAGCACATGGGAAACGGTCTGAGGCCTTTTCTCAATGGATCCTTCTTCAGGATGCTGGGTGATTCGTTCAGGCACAGGGTGAGCTTTTCCGTGGCGATGCGGGGACGCCGGCGCCTGGCGATGGCGCTTTTCTACCACAAGGCGGCGGAATTGTACGGCCGTTACTGGGGATGCACCGAGGAGATTCCCTTCCTGCACTTCTCCAGCTGTTACTACTTTCCCATCCGGCACGCCATCGATCGAGGTTTCCAGATGATGGATCCGGGTTTCGGCGGTGAACACAAGCTTATCCGAGGCTATGAAACGGTTCCCGTTCACCACTTCATAAAATTCCACGGAGAACGAAAGCGACGCGTTGCCGCCGCGATATTGAACCGGTTGCAGCAGGTGCCCGGAAAAGGCTGA
- a CDS encoding B12-binding domain-containing radical SAM protein, which translates to MRIALVFPPFYLEPMYNMPPLGLIHLATNLAADGHDPFILDFPLDIRRGRLHLGKRIYADCASRILEEDPGMVGFSVQCTTFPGAVRIAQLVKAQNPGIKIVFGGHSASAVDIETLEAFPWIDAVVRGEGEITMSELASRCVRAEGLHGVRGLSFRDGGTVFRNGDRELIADLDELPLADYSFVPPFSTYRDSCGIPRSIAILEVGRGCPHHCIYCSQSVMWRRRQRTYSVPRLIREMRNLRDRYGAQCFLLAYDQFTARRSFVEQFCGTLIETGLNRVPWYCISRLDTVDAELLGLMREAGCESMCYGIDSGSKRTLAFIRKNIDGDILLRRVRETTDQGIVPTLSFVIGFPEEEREDIDATLELTLRTGVQGGINPLLQLATVLPGTDLFQGYADRLVRSVDTYFSLGIEFDGARRLRSDDELIDAHPAIFCSFYNLPCPAFPLETLNVLAVGFPLIVNFYPRSFLLLMLEAGESPSGLFFRFMDWLAQTGRKTDSTLSPRDCYNHFAAFTVETVASLDHLERHYLPEMIRYETMALEAGKFDSADTAFFMDLSGIGNLKPLLARNIVLGEFTFNLPDIILDIKHGVLDKTYSPSRTFMVFSHRANELDVKEINDFGMDLLRRCDGTTTVADISRDLFAAYGKESTHEAFFDLCVDAIRELAELNLVQPGSPHHLPERG; encoded by the coding sequence ATGAGAATCGCCCTGGTCTTTCCGCCTTTCTACCTCGAGCCCATGTATAACATGCCTCCCCTGGGCCTGATCCACCTGGCGACAAACCTCGCCGCCGACGGTCATGACCCGTTCATTCTCGACTTTCCCCTGGACATTCGTCGAGGAAGGCTCCACTTGGGAAAGCGGATCTACGCCGACTGCGCTTCCAGGATACTGGAAGAAGACCCGGGCATGGTCGGCTTTTCGGTGCAATGCACCACTTTCCCGGGCGCGGTCCGTATCGCGCAACTGGTGAAAGCTCAAAACCCCGGCATCAAGATCGTGTTCGGAGGACACAGCGCATCCGCGGTGGATATCGAAACCCTCGAGGCATTCCCCTGGATCGACGCGGTCGTGCGCGGCGAGGGGGAGATCACGATGTCCGAGCTCGCTTCGCGCTGCGTCCGGGCGGAGGGGCTCCACGGCGTCCGGGGGCTTTCCTTTCGTGACGGCGGCACAGTCTTTCGAAACGGGGATCGCGAGCTGATCGCCGACCTGGATGAACTGCCCCTGGCCGACTACTCGTTCGTACCTCCCTTTTCCACCTACCGGGATTCCTGCGGCATTCCGCGAAGCATCGCCATCCTCGAAGTCGGCCGCGGCTGCCCCCACCATTGCATCTATTGTTCCCAGTCGGTCATGTGGAGACGTCGGCAGAGAACGTATTCGGTTCCCCGGCTGATCCGGGAAATGCGTAACCTGCGGGACCGGTACGGGGCCCAGTGTTTTCTGCTCGCCTACGATCAGTTCACGGCGCGGAGAAGCTTCGTGGAACAGTTCTGCGGCACGCTCATCGAAACCGGTCTGAACCGTGTTCCCTGGTATTGCATCTCGAGGCTCGACACCGTGGACGCGGAGCTTCTCGGGCTCATGCGGGAGGCCGGATGCGAATCCATGTGCTACGGCATCGATTCCGGCTCGAAAAGAACCCTTGCCTTCATTCGGAAAAACATCGACGGCGACATTCTTCTCCGTCGCGTGAGGGAGACCACGGACCAGGGCATCGTTCCGACGCTCAGCTTTGTGATCGGTTTTCCGGAGGAGGAACGGGAAGACATCGACGCCACCCTGGAACTGACGCTGCGAACCGGTGTGCAGGGAGGCATCAACCCGTTGCTGCAACTGGCGACCGTCCTCCCCGGAACCGATCTCTTTCAGGGGTATGCCGACCGCCTGGTCCGCTCGGTGGACACCTATTTCTCGCTGGGCATCGAATTCGACGGGGCAAGACGCCTCCGATCGGACGATGAACTCATCGATGCCCACCCCGCGATTTTTTGCAGCTTCTACAACCTTCCCTGCCCCGCCTTCCCGCTTGAAACGCTGAACGTTCTCGCCGTCGGGTTTCCCCTGATCGTCAACTTCTATCCACGCTCGTTTCTGCTCCTGATGCTGGAGGCCGGCGAGTCGCCCTCCGGCTTGTTTTTCCGTTTCATGGATTGGCTGGCTCAAACCGGCCGAAAGACGGACTCGACGCTTTCCCCCCGGGACTGTTACAATCATTTTGCCGCGTTCACCGTGGAGACCGTAGCCTCCCTGGACCATCTCGAGAGGCATTACCTGCCCGAGATGATCCGGTACGAGACGATGGCGCTTGAGGCCGGAAAGTTCGATTCGGCGGATACCGCCTTCTTCATGGATCTTTCCGGTATAGGAAATCTCAAACCGCTTCTCGCGAGAAACATCGTCCTCGGGGAGTTCACTTTCAATCTGCCGGACATTATTTTGGACATCAAACACGGGGTTTTGGACAAGACCTATTCGCCATCGCGGACCTTCATGGTCTTTTCGCACCGGGCGAACGAACTCGACGTAAAGGAAATCAACGATTTCGGAATGGACCTGCTGCGGCGCTGCGACGGCACAACGACCGTCGCGGACATTAGTCGGGATCTTTTTGCGGCTTATGGGAAGGAATCTACTCACGAGGCGTTTTTCGACCTCTGTGTGGATGCGATTCGGGAACTGGCCGAGCTGAATCTGGTGCAGCCCGGATCGCCTCATCACTTGCCGGAAAGGGGGTGA